Below is a genomic region from Hevea brasiliensis isolate MT/VB/25A 57/8 chromosome 3, ASM3005281v1, whole genome shotgun sequence.
tTAAAAACTACTTTAAAAAcatagattctaggttcggggtctgtatacgggtgggaaaggtgttaggcaccccacctcgtccctcaacgagggtaagcagaattaaagttatgctctttataaattgataatttgggggttagactaatgatgttaatcctttatgcggataaaaggaatatttgatatttcactatttaaggttgcccaagaacacgggTACATGAGCTGATCCTTCAATGAAAAGGTGCTATATAATGGATTTTTGTTGGGGGTTATTTGACTATTGAAGTTGTGATTTTTTTTAGTTCggatttaagctaagagaattcgggtaagaactctttcccgatctcttaatgtattttatcaaaatttaagcAGAAGatttcgggtaaggactctcctaatttctacatattttattaagattttgactgagaatttgggtaagaactctcccccgacctcttagtgAATTCTGTTAACATTTAAGCAGAGGATTTTGGGTAAAAACTCTCcatcgatctccacatatttattaagattttggtcgAGAATTCggttaagaactctctcccgatctcttagtgtatcaggaacttaagttgagaactcaggtaagaactctcccccgatctcttagtgttaagggtttaagttgagaacttggataaaaactctccctcgatctcttagtgttaagggtttaagttgagaactcgggtaagaactctcccccgatctcttaatgtatccCGTTAAAGATTAGACTAAGTTCGGGTaaaaactctctcccgatctcttaatgtgttgcattaaaaattagactgagttcggataagaactctcccccgaacttTTAATGTGTTACGTTAAAATCCCGTTAAAGATTAGACTGAGCTTGGGTAAGAATtctcccccgaactcttaatgtgtttatGTTAAAAATTAGActaagttcgggtaagaactctccctcgaactcttaatatatttattagaatGGCGTTTTGCAAGaactttgaactaaggattctggtAAAGGGTCCTTCTTGACCCCTTTTATATGGGAATGAAGTACTGAAGGCGCAAGAAAACCCGTGTAAAGCTTTTCCTAACTGATGGGACCTTATGCCTAGATAGTGGATTCAAGATCAAACTTCTTGCCGATCTCCCGCATGATCGTTTTATTGGAACTCTTTGGTTTGCGATATCCAATCTCTTTTTAGTTGCTCGCCCGGGATCCAAACTTCTTTTAATCCCCGATCTATTGTCTTATCGCCTGGGATCATTTTGAGGCCCGATCTCATAACTTGTTTATTTGACCTATTCTTGTTTCCAACCTATCTGACCTTTGCTACACCTAtcttcctttatcatttttcatttattcagaccaaaactctcatgttaaagtacccctgcctatatatatatttttttagagtATTTACGAGTCGCCGATGACTCGAACATCTATTTTTGAAAGGAGTGAAAACTAAGAGATGATAACTGGAGTTTACGAATAAATAGAAAAAGAAGGCATAAGAAATAACTTCAGGCCTAGATAATCTATTCTGAAACTTAATGTGACTGGATATAAAAGaaacttttaaaagaaaattggATGAAACAAGCCAAGGATATTCAACAAAATAACAGCTTAGGCGCTTACCTATAGAAAGTTAAGGAGACAAGCGAGCTGACTCCGGTATCCACAAATCTTAGAGAGGTGAAAACTGACGGCTGAAGGACTTCAGCTTACCCAAGATAATGAGAATGGGTCAGAACGAAATTGAGCTCGGAGGGTAATGCACTGATACTAGGGTGGTGGTAATGAAGCAGAATGAAAATGGTTTCAGAGAGTAGTGCACTggcactgaaaatgaaaatctcaAGATTTAGAGCCCCTTTTagtgaaatacttcagaaaactggtttctaaagtttctcaatacTTCAAAAGCTCAAAatggcaagactgaatcaaaatccAGAGTCTTTCTACGATAATCAccacctcctttttttttttttttttttttttttccttccgtTCCTTCTACAGTgctgcatgcaggtatttatagggaacgtgtgaagggtcaggatctcaccaGGGGGAGACAGAGGGctcagattcaaaaggacataatctgatgtatgagaattaaagagaatcaaaatggagggtaggGATTCCGTTTAGAATATCCATCCTTTCTCTTTTTAATCCAACGGTCCAGGGTCCTGCCTTACGAAATAGATCCAAAGGCTAGGAATAAAAGGTGCCGAATCTGTCATCTGCTTTTGATCTAAGGGCTCCatatccatccttacaattataatcaatggtggagatcgagatgtacagggcTGCTTTAATTGCTTTGGCGTCTGGCAGCTAGGAGGGCATCCTTGCAAATGAGATTCatggtgaggatctgatcatgcctgcaaatgctttaactaactcggatctgacGATGAAGAGAGTTAATTGAAAGTTATTTAACCCCTTTGCgttctccgatctctataggtcgtcTCCTGTTTCTTCCGATCTTCCCATTATGACCATCCCCTTTTGGGATCATTATTCCAATCTCTATCTCTTGCATTGGGTCCCCTCTTATTTCTCGATCTCTCTCATTCTTGATCTTTCCTCTCTaacttgcattgattatttttccgatcttTGATAAGTGTActcgatctgatccctagacgaatcgTCATTCGTCGATATTCAGTGACCTTAATTGATCgatctcatttatttgattttttattatatttctggAACCTTCTTACGATATGTCAAGGAGGCGGCCCGGTTTCGCTAATCGATGCGTCGCTTgagacttcgtgagcatttaatattCAGACGGATATAAATAGGGGAGAGGTGACtcatttgtttccttatgtcattttcaaagcTTCCCCTAGCAATTTCAGCACTGCCTCTCGCTTTTTAAAGTTTCCAGACACCGATTcacactctggtaagggttttgatcttttctcagttaatttcccttttattttctaaaaatgagCTGTACCGAcggtcagagagctgctagtcctcTCTCTGTTCATATTTCATGAACCTCGGAAGAAGGCGACACGATTAGACCAATCGGAGCAAGCACAACCATTATTTCGGTTCCCGGTTTGGCTACCAGACCAAAGCGAGGAACGTCTTTGAGAAAGGAAAACCTGCCAGCAAGGATCGAGATGGTTTTGAGGGATCCCACGTAATTGGAACTATTTGGTCCCCTAACTCCCTAAGAAGCTTGCTTTAAATAAAGACGAAGACGCCATGGTGAAGGAATTAAAAACTCAGGCGGCCACCCATAAATATTCGTGcttagatgcggtgatggccgaactgaaatggtggatgatgcggctgatctccGTTAAAGATTACGAGCTTCAGCTTTCTGACCTCGATCCTACTGGTATATTCCCGATCTCTAGTCTTTCactcttagcgaactcactgacttcttctttgtgcaggcatggcgGGTGGTGACGCTTCTAAAGAGAGCCGCAagtgaaagagggaggtctcccgaaaGGTACGAGCGATGAAGGAGGCCACCTCCACCGCTACTCAGACACCTCACCAAGAATTGGTAGAAGTGCCGAGCTCCCCTCCTCGACCTCAGGAGCAGCCAGTCTCAGAAGTAGAGGTCGCTGTCCCTCCTCCTCAGCAGATCGAATGtcctcctcctccgatctcttctaatGTAGAAGGGGAGTCCTCTGGCCCTATTGTTAGAACGCTCTCCCAAGGAGCTCAACTCCTCATCTAATCGCTGGAAAGGATCCGGTCCACCCGAGGGAACCCTGGCCTAGCCAAGGTCATGGGCACCTCCATCTActtccaagaagatcggaacAGATTGGTAGAGGAGAGTATCGACGATATTTTAACTCaaacaatgagtttgggcttggaggctattgcAAATCAACATGTGATCAGAGAAAAAGCCCATGCCTTAAGGAAGGAGATTCTTAAGGCAGTCTAGGATGCCTCAGCTGCAAAGGCTCAGCTCTCCTTTGCCAATGATTACATCGCCAAACTGGAAGATTGGGTGAAATATTGCGAAGAGAGGGTAACCGAAGTGGAGCAGGAACTTGAAGTCTCTAGGGCTAATTGATCTGCCGATCTTGCTCATTTTTCTGAGGAACTTCGGGcgaaggaggaggagctccaagcaaaggaagaggagagcactaCAAAAGAGGTCGGAgcatatgtgaacgcccataacgACCTCCTGGCCGAGctaaagaagcgttatcctgaggaggacttctcctggatggataaGCTCATCCCAGAGATCGAAGAGGACAGTGATGAGGAGCCCAAaggtgaggagagagagagagatgtatCTAGGCCTAGGGCGGAGAAGACCCCCCTCGCTAATtgacttgtacatttttattttgaaatgaattgaagttttttttttttttaatgttcaatttcttgatgagatcggaaagcatccaaaccaaattgtctaagtacttaattgattgaatgtagttgaacattaaacctgagagcgactattaatcaaaagataagagatcggaaaaatattacacgtgaacatgagatcggacggAGGCATGACCAAATACCGAACGTAACtttagaattgcaaagatttaACACAGGCTAGAACTTTTAAGGTCGGAACCATTATTAGACCGGATAAAtaccttaacttcattttgagGAATATCTGAGGCATTCAAGCGAGAAGCCCGATTACAACATTAGTCAAGTGAAGTTCTGCGATATTTGTACATAGAGAAATTAGAGAACAACAGCTGGCAAGGTTGGATGGTCCGGAAACCTCatattgactcgaactcatctgaTAAAAATCAAAAGATCGGAAAACAATCTAACTTAAGCGAGAGATCGATTTGTTCCAAGGACGAGCGATCGGTAAGTTCGGAAAAGCTACCTATGATTGGGACATCGGTCGAGAACGAATAATAAAGTTTCGATTTTAAAAGACCCTTGCCTTtgaaggtcggccaaaatatggtgtctaaagTACTCATTACCCATCTTCTCTGGTCCCTCTCCCATAATGatcatttgaaaatttttatccTTTTAGAATCCTGGCAGAAAGACTGAGAGATGGGTAAGCATTATCCTTCTGTGATACCGATTCCTTGCTTTGGTCTCCATCCTTGGTGAGTGTAACCCCTTCCATTCTTTCGTTTTTCTGTTTTTTAATTTTAGTGTTAGGTCACATTTGAATTTGAGTGTTTGGTTTTCTGATTGATTGTGTTTTTGTTTTCTCGTTTGATGCTTCTGGTGAATGGTAATTTGGGTCTCTTTCATTTCCAGGTTTATTGAAGAGTGATTCAGGCATGCGTTAGGTGGAAATATCAATCATGATCACAGACAAGTAATTCATGCGAATATTTTGCAAACAAGACGGACAAATAAAGGCATGCAAATTACACATGTTTCTCATTTTCCCTTTTCTATTGTCATGAAATCACATGACAACCTACATCCAAGAAAATCTGTGCCACTATTTTGCTAACCCAAATCTTTTTCCCTACTTGCTGGTCCAAGAGAACATGACTTTCTAGGCCGCCCCTTCTGATTATGGGCCGTTTCTTTCTCTCAATGTGTCCTTCACTTCATCCAATTACAATTAATGGCCTAAGCAAACGCACTGTATGAGAAACTGAAAATTGAATATCAACTTCATATATACCATCATCACCTTCACATATTTTGTATCAAGATAAGCCAGCAGAGCAAGTTAATAGTATTTCACTTTCCCTAGAATCAACCATCTTCTCTTCTTCCTGAGATGGTGAGGTGCTACTTGTGTGCTCGGCTTCTGAACCATCATGTATATCATGGTCATCATTATTGCTATTATTCTCATGATTATAATCATCATATTCACTAATTACAATAACACGTCCAAAACGTACATGGCGTCCAACGCCATTAGAATGCTCATTAACAGAATGTTCAACGTCATTAGGGGAAGGcatcaggaaatttaaatgagatttattagaTGAAGGGTTTGTTGCTGCAACTGTAGATGTGGATCTTGGGAAGGATTTGCAGGGTTCAGAATGGGTATGTATTGGTCTGATACATCTGTATATATAGGTCAAGAACCAAAATATCCATGGAATGGCCACAAGAATAAACCCTGAAATGGGATACCAGGGTTGGGTTTCATCTGGTGGAAGGAAAAtgtaaagaccaagaaaaactcCACCAGAGACAATACAAGAAAAGAAGAAGGCAGAAAGAAAATAAATTCTAGGATCTCCTTTCCTTTCCTCCAGTGGAGAAGGAGAAGGTGAAGGTTGATGCATGGGGGCGGTGTTGTAGTGGTGCTGGCCTCCTTAGTTTCTTGGATGGAGGTGGTGGGCGGCGGAGCGGGATGGGAATTCTGATCATGCAGCCCATCAAAGGAAGAAGGTAAAACAGGAACAATAAAAAGCATTGAAAACGGAGGGGTTAGTTACTGCAAGAAAAGGTGTTTGTTAGTATGTAGTGTTTTTGGCATAACAGTTAAAACAAGTTTTATGTCTACGTGAGGCATCTACAAAATCAATAAACAGATGCTTCAgcacaaaaataaaaatactgtATACAAGCGAAAGCAGTTTTTTCGTTACAtttttatgggttaaatgtgatttattaaCAGAAGAATGATTTTTGTTACAAAAATTACTTGttaaaattatagttttttttttttaatttattagttagaCGCACACTAAGATTTcacaattttaaatataattctaatatcatcgttaaactaaaatttaattaataaattttttttattagatttgaactttataattttaaaaatgattttaatattattaaactaaaatttattaatcgTAATGAatagaattttattaaatgatTTGATGAACCACTAAATGTGAACCGCTTCTTTGACAAAATCATTTTTATATTCATCTAGCCATCCATTTATATCGTTCTCGTAGATTCTTTCACTTGTTCTTTAATGAAAGTTCCCTCGGTCGGAAAAGTGGGCCTACTTTTCTTTTTTATTGATCTCAAATCACAGGCTAATTTCCTTTTTAAACAAAGTTTGTTGTTTACTTACCAATTTGTCCCTTTGGAGACATTCCATGGGAtgagttatttaatttttaattaaataatgagtgcagttattattttatttatgctgattatattcttttaattagtttaatttaattcaataattaaaaagttataattttttaatctaTGTGAACATAGAAATCAGCATATATTATGAAATGCTAACAATAACACGcaataaaaattataaactaaAAACAAACCGAAGTGTACTCACCTCTACTTTGGAGCTGTTAGACTTATCCATCTATCTTCTGAGGATAGATGTAATGGTTGTCAGGTGTTACTGCTCCAATGGGATAGTCTTCTTGCTCCTTTTCTAATGGTTGGACCATCATGGTCTGGAATACAGGCAAGGATCCCGTAGAATGCCGTAGTGGCTGAAAAGTGGTCTGTACCGTACCATCAGGATTTCTCCTGAAAGAGGATTCTGTGATCTGGATTGGTTGAGAGGTTGAATGGAGCCTTTCATAATTGGTTAACCAATCCTTTGAAATGAGCTgctcaagctcatttctaggcaGTTGCCTAGGGATCTGAACAATTGTTGGACTGGTCTCTGTGTCTGCTAACACAAGCAGAGCATCATTTGATACGGATGGCTGAGATAAATCTACTGCATGATCTTGCAGCCTGTAGATAATCTGATGATGTAACATAGCCATCATGGAGGATGTGACCTGTGCTGCACCAGTGAGTTGGATTTGGACTTTTAAAGCGATGCTGAGATGAGGGTCTCTGAGTGAGAGATTGTAGTTCGGGAAGAACGTCAGTACCACACTTTCAGCATGCAAAGTAGTAAGGCAGGTTCCTATCACTGCATGTTCATATTGTAAGAATCTCGTATCCATGAGTGATACTCTTGCTCTCACTGGAAGTCCTCGTCTTCCATGTAGACTGAGGATAAGTCTAACAGCTCCAAAGTGGAGGTGAGAAAAACCTTCTTGTCTCCATCTAGGAATGAGTTGAGGAGGGATTTCTAAGGTCACATACTGTTCAGCAGATGAACTCTGAAGAGAGCATTGATCCATTCTGGAGGCCTGAACATATTCCTTTGATAAGGACATTCTGGAAGAAATGAGAGATCTGATAGATCTGGTGAGAGATCCAGATCGTCTGTAGATGTTGTAGGGACTGAGAAGAGGTAAGAGAGATTCTCCAACTTGAGCATCTTCAGGTAGAGTAGATATTTCCACGAGATTATCAATTATATAAGATAGTGTTCTTCGAAGGggtgaagagaaagaaagagaagaaatgaGATTAACAATTTCAGAAGGAGAAGGGGTTTGAAGATGAGTTTCCGCAACAGGGTTGGGTGTTTGACAAGCCATGTTTGGTACGTGGCGTTGTGGCTAGAGATCGCTCTACCTTCTAGGAAGGAATCAAGCAGTTACTAgtttccagccgatataccaAGATAAGAGAAGATGGCAGAAAACAGAGGAATAATAGTTAAAAGAAATACCAGAGGTTGAAAGTTTCTCCCCTACTCACCAATGAAGTATGTATAATACAAAGATAATCAGGCTCTGATACTAAGATAATAGCCCATGGATTGGTATCCATGAGGAAACCAAGCAGAAGAAACCTCTTTCCATCTATGAGCTTGCCCTTGAGATCATcagaaaagaaggaaagaaacAGCCCCCTCTTAAACCGGTTTCTTCCCCTTCTGCACTTCCTTTGGTGCAGCCTTGCATGATGTTCTCACCCACTTCTTATGAAGCAGATTTCCCCCATTAACACAACAGACAGACCAGCAGACCAAAATTTCAACCAGACCTTTTGTTCACTCAACTAAGGTTGATAGTGAAGGTCAGATGACTccgatcactcaagctgaagaagttCTGAATTGGCAGACAAAGAATGCAGCTGTCCAGAACAGGACATTACAATGAATTGACTCTAAGATTGATCAGGTCCTCACCAGGACTCAGCATATTGATCAGAAGGTTGATTCTTTCACTGCATTTGCCCAGAACATGTATAAAGACTTGCAAGGAAGAATTGCCCAGCTTGACAAGGATTTAAGATCCTCAATCCAGCAAAGGAGGTTCAGCGTGGAGTTTAACCAAAAGGAACAGAAAATCAGAAGGTTAAAGAAACAGTTAGCCCAAGTTGAAGCAGACCTGCATAAGCCTACAGAGGCTCCTGTTACTTACAGCCCATTTTCCACTCAAATGACCCATAATCCTTTCCTTCCTATTCTTGAATTGGCATATTCTCCTTTTGGTCCTTTTAACTACTCATATGAACCACCGCCAACCACATACCACCCATCTCCTTTGTTCAGACCTAATCCTACACCTACCAGATATGAGCCAAAGAGTCCATCCTCTTCAGAAGAATCCCATCCTCCGAAAAGGAAGATTGATAAGGGAAATGACAAAAtgtaccctgatcctcctcctcagcATATGATGTCTGTACCCTCTGAACCAAAAGATGACTCTTCTGATGATAGTGAAGACGGACGAATGGATATTACGACATTGCTCATGGCTGATCCGCAACCAACTGCCTCTCAAACAGGCCCTTCCCCAATTACAGATTCCACCAGTGGCACTACAGGCCCTCTTCAAGCCCAAGACCCACATGTGGAAATGCCAGAAGATGATCCAATCCTGGATTTTAATCTCCCAGGAGCCCCACACCAATCCAGGCCCAACTCAGGCCCATGATTTACATTGGACGACATTCCCCCTTCAAAATGGGGAAATCGTCTTGCAGAATTTAAAGCTTGGCTCGATGTTCAGATGCTTCGAGAGAATGCTGATTCTCATACTATTCTTAGAGAATTTATCTCTCGAACTACTGAAACTTTACAAGATTGGTTTGCCTCCATCGGAGAATATAATAAAGCCCAGTTTTGCCACTTGAATATTAAACAGGCTGTCAATGCTATTTTTGCTGAGTTCCTTGGCGATGCATCTTTATATAGCAAACAGCTAAGGCAAGAGTTCTTTGACATGAGATGTTGCTCTTTAAAGAGAACAGATATCGAAAGGCATTACCAGCGCATGGCTCAAcgctattatttattaaatggatACAATGATGTCAACCTCAGGTATACATACATTGCTTCTCTCCCAGAAGTAATACAGCATGAACTCCACAGAAGTATTGCTGCTACCAGAAGAGCAATGAATGCCATCACCATTGGAGAAATCCATCAGATGACCTTGGCTTGCCTAGATAAAATATGTGAGCAGCAGAAATTGTTCAAAGATATCATTGACAATAGCAAGGCCCTGAAGAATGTCTGTCAAAAGTCCCACCTTGCCATTAAATGCAAAGAAAAGAATTGTGAATGCAAGACAAAGAagaaaagacattacaagaagcATTTCTCTGGGTTCCAACCCCCTTTCAagcaaaagaaagaaagaagaccaGTCAGATACTTTCGAAAGAAAAGAACGGGTACAAAGAAGTCTGACAGGTGCTACATCTATGGCAATCGAGGTCACTATGCCAAGCACTGTCCTAAGAACCCTAATAAGGCAGTGAAACTTTTACAACATATACAACAGGCTTCTCACATCTCCCTGGAGCATGATGATGTTGAATCCCTGTTTCTCTGAACAAGATGAACCAGATGAAGATACAGTCTTTGCCCTCGGAGCAGATACTGGCCCAGACCAAGACTACTCTTTCTCTTCAGAAGAATCAGGATCAGATACTGAAGCCCATTACCCATCTTACCTGGCCCAGCATATCCAATCCTTCCAATCAACTTACGGCCCAGACACTATTCCCATTCCTTTAGTTCCGCTTCATATTCTTCCCAGCAAGTATGAATGGCCCATTAGTGTCATTGGTTTCCTAGATACTGGGGCTCACAAAAGTATGATGAATCCAGCCATCTTACCTTTAGAATACTGGGTCCCTCATGAAGAATACTTCAAAGCAGCAGATGAGAATATTCTCAAAACAAGCCTCATCACCAAGCATCCCATTGGAATTCAATTCTTCCTCACTTGTATTCTTTGGACCAGGGTCATCGGGTCAGATCTTCCTGACACGGATCTACTAATAGGTTTTGACCTGTACTAACAAGCAAGAACTTGAAGATCCTCCCCACAGGATTAAAATATAAGAAGAATTTTCAACCATTCACCTCTGTCCGAAGGCTATATTCTTTGGCTGATGCTGCAGCAGAATTTCAAGAACACAAGGAGCTCCTCTTAAGATCCTGTGCTGATTCCCATGCACATTTTTACTATCACCATCCCCTATGCAAAAACTCAGATTTCTTTGTCAATCTCCCATTCAAACTCAATGAAGATATTAACCCGATAAATGCATCACACCCGGGGATGAATCCTGCAGACTTGGCTCTAGCCCAAGAAGAGTGCAAACAGCTTCTCCAACAAGGCCTCATAGAACCCACTTCCTCTCAGTGGGACTGTCAagccttttatgttgaaaaaagatcTGAGCAATTAAGAGGAAAGAAAAGACTTGTCATTGATTACAAGCCTCTCAATCATTTCCTTCAAGATGACAAGTTCCCTCTACCAAAGCCTGAAGCCTTGTTCACCCAACTCCATGAGGCCCATATTTTCTCCAAGTTTGATCTCAaagctggattttggcaattgggtattaacCCCTCTGATAGGCCCAAAACCGCTTTCTGCATTCCCACGGCCCAATACCAATGGACAGTCCTCCCATTCGGCCTTAAGACGGCCCCATCAGTCTTTcaaaaggccatgacaaggaTATCCGAGCCCATACTTCACAATGCTCTTATTTATGTAGACGATATCCTTCTCTTCTCCAAAGATGCAACAGCTCATAGGACACTTCTCTCTACATTTCAACAACTGGTGGATTCCTATGGGATCATGCTATCAGAAAAGAAGAGCTCACTAGCCCAAACTGACatcgacttccttggaatgaaGTTTAAGGATGAAAAATACCAACCGGGACCTCATATTGCAGAAGAATCACTGAAGTTCCCTGATAAGAACTTGACAGTAAAGCAGATACAGCAGTTCCTTGGTATAATCAATTACATCAGGAAGTTTATTCTGCATGTGGCCACCCACACTTGCCAGCTGTCCAAAATGCTTAGGAAGAATGCTCTGCTTTGGGGAGAAGAACAGACATGTGCAGTCAAAGCATTAAAAGAAGTGGCTCTACATCCGCCACCTCTGAAGATTCCCAGCATTGGACATCTAATCCTTCAGActgatgctagtgacacccacTGGGGTGCAGTCCTCATCGAAGAAATACAAGGAGAAAAGCATATCTGCGGACATGCTAGTAGAGAATTTCCAGAGCCTCAGAAACATTATCATTCGATCTATAAAGAAATATTACCTgtcaaaaatgggataaaaagATTCGAATTTCATCTCATTGGCCACCATTTCACTGTGGTCATGGGCAGCTCATCCTTCCCAaaggttctagacttcaaaaaCAAGTCTCTTCCTGAACCACAATTACTGAGGCTTAAGGACTGGTTCGCTAAGTATAAATTCACAGTCCAGCATATCAAAGGGAAACACAACTTGGTTCCTGACCTTCTATCCAGGCCCAATAATCTCCATCTCATCCAGTCTTTCTCCACACTCCCTTTAATCCTTATGGCATCATCATCATCTTCTCCACATACTCCTTCCCCAATGCACAACTTTTTGGTACCTAGTCCAGACAGTTTTCCCCCAGGATGCTCAC
It encodes:
- the LOC110649608 gene encoding uncharacterized protein LOC110649608; the encoded protein is MHQPSPSPSPLEERKGDPRIYFLSAFFFSCIVSGGVFLGLYIFLPPDETQPWYPISGFILVAIPWIFWFLTYIYRCIRPIHTHSEPCKSFPRSTSTVAATNPSSNKSHLNFLMPSPNDVEHSVNEHSNGVGRHVRFGRVIVISEYDDYNHENNSNNDDHDIHDGSEAEHTSSTSPSQEEEKMVDSRESEILLTCSAGLS